One Campylobacter sp. RM16192 genomic region harbors:
- a CDS encoding sensor domain-containing protein: MIFSSGNNKSLSYNILNRVYFANLITIIAIFCIIAFAINIKFNEIRENMFLSNQELRNIILNNVKTVNDELTLIGRYVTSDDANIRAILEYSMSNHKKYYAMHVATIDGDIEISAFSHRDANKEYLHFFKTKPWKDKFVNGFFRSQFDFHHGDIPTRFIVKDLGNGKILIAEVKLNYIYDELLHMQNSIGANSFIINKDGRILFHQDIDLVLKQKAIFDLYKVSIDYTEKNDIQINWSQENFDIYMVEYIQQARAAVVTYRSIGNILYSNWLFLSICVAFFTIGLFLVFIDVKFAINGIIKPILFIKRLIKKLEKEENISQYISTGYINDFNEIVDSVVQIYENFQNKKTNFLEYEKKFGYLFEQGPLIILLIDAKTGDIIEASTKALEFYGLSRDEILCKKLQDLDANNTDEASLITCDYSDNTVAYESKHIISNGIIKDVLIKKKNIEVDDNKLGFCLIKDITWDKINKRNFERENEANIYSPIFKISWKNGFIEDILSVSINTELILGYKSEEMLGENFNFKDIVHPVDFDKFVNEFNIKFRLFSTNVIKRDYEFLSPIRILKKNLEIITCNVFLKFVSSDNKNADEVIGYFVDSSIIDKMDANHNSLTNILHDDNKYLIDNFKDKSDAYKYKKIISNLFSNSQEAMAIVGTDAKFIDVNDAFVKITGYSKEEAIGSSSNLLNSGTHDSKFFANLWRSIINEGYWRGHIWNKKKDGKKYLELLTISTVYAEDGNIENFIAVFSDISHAQEKEENLEQIAYYDILTRLPNRFLFLKKLNDSMINTVSTKTSIAVVYIDIDDFKPINDLYGHSVGDRLLVAISKNISIALKENDVLARIGGDEFVAIINDLTYKNEINDILEDILRVANRDIVINNKHLRVSASVGASLYPQKIEIDQDTLIEQADWAMYQSKLSGKNKYYIFDPEADKYFRDQYALSDRISSSLLNDEFSLLYQPILNIRSNKIVGLETFIAKKTGCAILCEEILPLIGNGYIYDDLVLWNIDKALKDQSYMRTKYGLDLNFSVNVTLELIHRSDFIKKFKNIAESGIYNNLHVLEFNIKDSASFKQPIDSAEILNIYKKYGVTIIIDQFGSKSTSIQDLKNIYADKIKVSKYLSLGVVKEADSLIILKSILTLSNIFLKDVIAKGVETHDSMYLLIRAGYSNLQGGYIAPPMKLESIKHWFATYKIPDKLKHIEALNESELVWCNLAVMHKGWIKNLLDMLSASNFHRFDTKEFAKEYSNLMVEPYRRHISDFYKLSIHVETTGVIMQILANIEQGKSISKLIIKLKEKRDNILTVE; the protein is encoded by the coding sequence ATGATTTTTTCAAGCGGTAACAATAAAAGCTTGTCTTATAATATTTTAAATAGAGTTTATTTCGCAAATTTAATTACAATTATTGCAATATTTTGTATTATAGCTTTTGCTATAAATATTAAATTTAATGAAATTCGCGAAAATATGTTTTTAAGCAACCAAGAGCTTAGAAATATTATTTTAAATAATGTAAAAACTGTTAACGATGAGCTTACTCTTATTGGTAGATATGTAACATCAGATGATGCCAATATAAGAGCTATTCTTGAATATTCTATGTCTAATCACAAAAAATACTATGCTATGCATGTTGCCACTATTGATGGAGATATTGAAATTTCTGCTTTTTCTCACAGAGATGCAAATAAAGAGTATTTACATTTTTTTAAGACAAAACCATGGAAAGATAAATTTGTAAATGGATTTTTTAGGTCTCAATTTGACTTTCATCATGGCGATATTCCAACTAGATTTATTGTGAAAGATCTTGGAAATGGAAAAATTTTAATTGCAGAAGTTAAGTTAAATTATATATATGATGAGTTGTTGCATATGCAAAATTCAATTGGAGCAAACTCTTTTATTATAAATAAAGATGGAAGAATTTTATTTCATCAAGATATTGATCTGGTTCTTAAGCAAAAAGCAATATTTGATTTGTATAAAGTTAGTATTGATTACACTGAGAAAAATGATATTCAAATAAATTGGAGCCAGGAAAACTTTGATATTTATATGGTTGAATATATCCAGCAAGCTAGAGCAGCGGTTGTAACCTATCGCTCTATTGGTAATATTTTATATTCTAACTGGTTGTTTTTGAGTATATGTGTAGCATTTTTTACAATAGGACTCTTTTTGGTTTTTATAGATGTTAAGTTTGCTATAAATGGCATAATCAAGCCTATATTATTTATTAAAAGACTTATAAAAAAACTTGAAAAAGAGGAGAATATTAGTCAATATATAAGTACCGGATATATAAATGATTTTAATGAAATAGTTGATTCTGTTGTGCAAATTTACGAAAATTTTCAGAATAAAAAAACTAACTTTTTAGAATATGAGAAAAAATTTGGATATCTTTTTGAGCAAGGTCCTTTAATCATACTTTTGATTGATGCAAAAACTGGAGATATTATAGAAGCTAGCACAAAAGCCTTAGAATTTTATGGATTGTCTAGAGATGAAATTTTATGTAAAAAATTACAGGATCTCGATGCCAATAATACAGATGAAGCAAGCCTTATTACTTGTGACTATAGTGATAATACGGTAGCTTATGAGTCCAAGCATATAATTTCCAATGGAATCATAAAAGATGTTTTGATAAAAAAGAAAAATATAGAAGTAGATGATAATAAATTGGGTTTTTGTCTTATTAAAGATATTACTTGGGATAAAATAAATAAGAGAAATTTTGAAAGAGAAAATGAAGCTAATATATACTCTCCGATATTTAAGATATCATGGAAAAATGGTTTTATTGAAGATATTTTAAGTGTATCTATCAATACAGAGCTTATATTGGGCTATAAATCTGAGGAGATGCTTGGAGAAAATTTTAATTTTAAAGATATTGTGCATCCTGTAGATTTTGATAAATTTGTTAATGAATTTAATATTAAATTTAGGCTATTTAGTACCAATGTCATAAAACGAGACTATGAATTTTTATCACCTATAAGAATACTAAAGAAAAATTTAGAAATCATAACTTGTAATGTTTTTTTAAAATTTGTATCTAGTGATAATAAGAATGCAGATGAAGTTATAGGTTATTTTGTGGATAGTTCCATTATAGACAAAATGGATGCAAATCATAATTCTTTAACTAATATTTTGCATGATGATAATAAATATTTGATTGATAATTTTAAAGACAAATCAGATGCATATAAATATAAAAAAATAATTTCAAATTTATTCTCAAATTCTCAAGAAGCTATGGCTATAGTTGGTACTGATGCTAAATTTATAGATGTAAACGATGCTTTTGTTAAAATAACTGGATATTCCAAGGAAGAGGCTATAGGCAGCTCTTCAAATTTATTAAATTCAGGTACTCACGATAGTAAATTTTTTGCTAATTTATGGCGTAGTATTATAAATGAAGGATATTGGCGAGGTCATATATGGAATAAGAAGAAAGACGGTAAAAAGTATTTAGAGCTTCTAACCATCAGTACTGTTTATGCAGAAGATGGAAATATAGAAAATTTTATAGCTGTTTTTTCAGATATTTCGCATGCTCAAGAAAAAGAAGAAAACTTGGAGCAGATAGCCTATTATGATATTCTAACAAGACTGCCTAATAGATTTTTATTTTTAAAAAAATTAAATGACTCAATGATAAATACTGTAAGCACAAAGACTTCTATAGCTGTTGTATATATAGATATAGATGATTTTAAACCTATAAACGACTTGTATGGACACTCTGTAGGAGATAGATTGCTGGTTGCAATTTCAAAAAATATTAGTATTGCGCTCAAAGAAAATGATGTATTGGCAAGGATTGGCGGAGATGAATTTGTAGCTATTATAAATGATTTAACTTATAAAAATGAGATTAATGATATATTAGAAGATATATTAAGAGTAGCAAATAGGGATATTGTTATAAATAATAAACATTTAAGAGTTAGCGCTAGTGTTGGTGCGAGCCTATATCCTCAAAAGATCGAAATAGATCAAGATACTCTTATAGAGCAGGCCGATTGGGCTATGTATCAATCAAAACTATCAGGTAAAAATAAATACTACATATTTGACCCTGAAGCAGATAAGTATTTTAGGGATCAATATGCTTTATCTGATAGAATTTCTTCGAGTCTTTTAAATGATGAATTCTCTCTTTTGTATCAGCCTATATTAAATATAAGATCCAATAAGATAGTTGGGCTTGAAACATTTATAGCAAAAAAGACTGGATGTGCTATATTGTGTGAAGAAATTTTACCTCTTATAGGAAATGGTTATATATATGACGATTTGGTGCTTTGGAATATAGATAAGGCATTAAAAGATCAATCTTATATGCGTACAAAATATGGACTTGATTTAAATTTTAGCGTAAATGTAACATTAGAGCTTATCCATAGGTCCGATTTTATAAAGAAGTTTAAAAATATTGCTGAAAGTGGAATTTATAATAATCTACATGTGCTTGAATTTAATATTAAAGATTCTGCTTCTTTTAAACAACCTATTGATAGTGCTGAAATTTTGAATATATACAAAAAATATGGCGTGACTATTATTATTGATCAGTTTGGTTCAAAATCTACTTCTATTCAGGATTTAAAAAATATATATGCGGATAAAATAAAAGTTTCAAAATATTTAAGCCTTGGGGTTGTAAAGGAGGCTGATAGCTTGATTATATTAAAGTCAATCCTTACGCTATCTAATATATTTTTAAAAGATGTTATTGCTAAAGGTGTAGAGACTCATGATAGTATGTATTTGCTTATAAGAGCAGGGTATAGTAACCTTCAAGGTGGCTATATAGCTCCCCCTATGAAGCTTGAAAGTATTAAACATTGGTTTGCAACATATAAAATTCCAGACAAATTAAAGCATATAGAGGCTCTTAATGAAAGTGAGCTTGTATGGTGTAATTTGGCTGTTATGCATAAAGGCTGGATAAAGAATTTGCTTGATATGCTAAGTGCTTCTAATTTTCATAGATTTGATACAAAAGAATTCGCTAAAGAATATAGCAATTTGATGGTTGAGCCTTATAGAAGGCATATCTCAGATTTTTATAAACTGTCTATTCATGTTGAGACAACAGGTGTAATTATGCAAATTTTAGCAAATATAGAACAAGGCAAGAGTATATCAAAGCTTATTATTAAATTAAAAGAGAAGCGTGACAATATCTTGACTGTAGAATAA
- a CDS encoding BON domain-containing protein, whose product MNIWLIFKKITVLLPIFLLSGCVEMITSPVSPMTGVNIYDAYAISQDERGIYSIARDKFVKSKIQSKILLSSGLSNISIDVESFYGNVYLIGVVPNIKHKEKLIELAKNTEGVNKIYTYIRFPEDAKECKSNVSIMLALKNSLFKDSIISGTSIRVSVVQCNVVFTGIITSIEQEKHAIWYAKHIDGVYDVYSFLRVLN is encoded by the coding sequence ATGAATATTTGGCTAATTTTTAAAAAGATTACTGTTTTGTTGCCTATATTTTTATTAAGCGGCTGTGTTGAGATGATTACTAGCCCTGTTTCTCCTATGACAGGAGTAAATATATATGACGCTTACGCCATATCTCAGGACGAAAGAGGAATATACTCAATCGCAAGAGACAAATTTGTAAAAAGTAAAATTCAAAGCAAAATTCTATTAAGCTCAGGGCTTAGCAATATCAGTATAGATGTGGAAAGCTTTTACGGAAATGTATATTTAATAGGCGTTGTGCCAAATATAAAACACAAAGAGAAACTTATAGAGTTGGCTAAAAACACGGAAGGCGTAAATAAAATTTACACATACATAAGATTTCCAGAAGATGCAAAAGAGTGCAAAAGCAATGTGAGTATAATGCTGGCTCTAAAAAACAGCCTATTTAAAGATAGTATAATAAGTGGCACTAGCATAAGAGTAAGCGTAGTGCAATGCAATGTAGTTTTTACCGGAATCATTACAAGTATAGAACAAGAAAAACACGCCATCTGGTATGCCAAGCATATAGATGGAGTTTATGACGTATACTCTTTTTTAAGAGTGCTTAATTAA